In Marasmius oreades isolate 03SP1 chromosome 3, whole genome shotgun sequence, a single window of DNA contains:
- a CDS encoding uncharacterized protein (BUSCO:EOG092651FJ) produces MRDVNVYNVARAFPRMSWSPKNLYNLWQRSLGPKKHQLVFKDTQQTLFQQRWKSKAAIRAYHGDYIAEKLFKRWYLPDNIPDVRPRKAIMGDDKSMLDEYAGRKKKEKDYEEDETRRGMAPVGSLVLAEVERRIDVVVFRSCFAHSIYEARRLVVHGNVSLNGKRHTNANTRLAPGDMISVDPSAIRFFRSSTTGSVDDVNANEMDKTDLTPFHLPLYASPWLFVPAYIETSFATCSAIYVRHPTARPGYSEIPTPYDADGEVVRFAWEWYVKRQPRIRSQKRLSMRPEDRAFDASEIDIEKERKYLRKAARKRAATTSGMIF; encoded by the exons ATGAGAGATGTTAACGTTTATAACGTCGCTCGCGCCTTTCCTCGAATG AGTTGGTCACCCAAAAACCTGTACAATCTCTGGCAGCGTTCCCTGGGTCCAAAAAAACATCAACTCGTTTTCAAAGACACTCAACAAACTCTTTTCCAGCAAAGATGGAAGTCAAAAGCAGCCATACGTGCTTACCACGGCGATTATATCGCAGAAAAGTTGTTCAAGCGTTGGTACCTTCCCGACAACATCCCCGACGTACGACCTCGGAAAGCAATAATGGGAGACGACAAATCCATGCTTGACGAATACGCCGGCAGgaaaaagaaggagaaggactacgaggaagatgagacGCGCCGTGGAATGGCCCCAGTCGGAAGTTTGGTTCTAGCAGAAGTGGAAAGACGAATAGATGTTGTCGTTTTCAGATCTTGCTTCGCCCATAGTATTTACGAAGCTCGCCGACTTGTCGTTCATGGTAACGTCTCACTCAACGGTAAACGA CACACCAATGCCAACACACGTCTGGCCCCTGGAGATATGATCTCAGTTGATCCCAGTGCTATACGGTTCTTCCGGTCTTCAACCACAGGATCTGTTGACGACGTCAACGCCAATGAAATGGATAAAACTGACCTTACACCTTTCCACCTTCCACTATATGCTTCCCCGTGGCTTTTCGTGCCGGCATATATTGAAACCAGTTTTGCGACATGTTCAGCAATCTACGTTCGCCATCCTACCGCACGTCCAGGCTATTCCGAAATTCCAACACCCTATGACGCTGATGGAGAAGTTGTTCGATTTGCTTGGGAGTGGTATGTCAAGCGGCAGCCAAGGATTCGATCGCAGAAACGTCTGTCAATGAGGCCAGAGGACCGGGCTTTCGATGCTAGTGAGATTGATATTGAGAAGGAGCGGAAGTATTTGAGGAAAGCCGCTCGAAAACGCGCCGCTACGACATCAGGAATGATTTTTTAG